GCAGTAGAAATGGAATCTGCAGAATTATTAACATTAGCAGCCAAATATGGTGTGGATGCTTTAAGTATTTTAACAGTTAGTGATTCTTTAGTAACCGGAAAAGAAACAACATCTGATGAAAGAGAAAAAACTTTCACCGATATGATGGAGATTGCTTTAGAACTAGCAGAATAATCATTAATTATAAATTTATTACCAAGCAGCTGTCAGTTCTTTAATTGGGGCTGACAGTTTTTGTGATTATTTAAAGTACTTTAAAGAACTTAATTTTTTTAAAAAATGTAATAAGCTTAGCTGAATACTAAAGTTTTTAATGTAATAATCATAAAAATTCGGAAGACAGTAAAAGTAGAGAGAATGGAGGTTTATAATGAGAAAGGAAGAAAAGGTTTCATTTTATTCTCATTTTGTTGGTTTCATACTGGCCTTAATCGGCTTAGTTTTATTAATATTCCGTGCCTTAGAGAGTCCAGACAAAATAATAGTAGCTTCAGTTTACGGTGTTTCAGTAGCCTTTCTATTTTTGGCTAGTTCTTTATACCATGCTTTTAAAAAAGAAGATGATGAAAGTTCTATCTGGCGTAAACTAGATCATTTTGCAATCTTTGTAATGATTGCGGGTTCATATACACCAGTAGCATATCTTTATTTGGAAGGTTGGCTCAAGTGGACAATTATTTCAGTCCAGTGGGGACTTGTTTTAGGGGGCTTTTTTCTGAAATTTATGTATTTTAAAACCCCCAGAATTTTATACACCTTAATTTATCTTTTAATGGGATGGGTAGGTATCTTTGCTTTTCATCAATTATTTATGTCAATGCCAACTTCTAATTTAATATTAATGTTTGCAGGAGGCCTATCTTTTACTGCTGGAGCAGTATTTTATATAATTAAAAAACCAAGGATTACGCCTAATTTTGGTTTTCATGAGATTTTTCATTTCTTTATTCTTGCCGGAGGAATATTACATTATATAATGGTATTTATAGCGTTGGGCTAATAATTTATTAGGGAGGATATTAGGATATTGATGGAATTACAAAATGCTTTGATTGAAATTATTTCCATAAGTGGCGAAGTAAAAAAGAAATTTTTAAAAGCTGTTAAATATGCTAAAAATAATGAATTTGAGCAAGCAGAAGAAATATTTAATGAAGCAGAGGATCAATTAATAAAGGCTCATCTTAAGCAGACAGAATTAATTAAGCAAGAAGCTAATGGTGATAAGATTGAAGGAAGTTTAATGCTTACTCATGCTCAAGATCATTTGATGACGGCTATTTTACTTAAGGATATGGCACAAGAATTTATTGATTTATATGATAGGTTTGAATCTGAATAATTTTTTAAGACAGTTCCTAGGAGCTGTCTTTTTAATTATATATTAATAAAAGGAGTTGGTAATTTGAGTTTTTTATGGACTACAATTAAAGTTAAAGATTTAAAAGAATCAGTTGAATTTTATCAGGATATTGTTGGTTTAGAAGTTCAGAGGCAGTTTGAGGCTGGTCCGGAGACTGAAATAACTTTTTTAGCAGCTGCTGATGGTCAAACAGCTGTTGAATTAATTGATAATCAAAACCAGGATGAAGTAGAGCTTGGATCAGATATTTCCTTAGGCTTTGAAGTGGATTCTCTTGCAGAAAAAATGAAATTAATTCAAGAAAACAACTTAAAGATTCACAGTGGACCAATTTCTCCCAATCCAAATATTGAGTTTTTCTTTGTTTTAGATCCAAACGGTCTGAGGATTCAATTTGTAGAAAATAAATAATTTATCTAAAGCTGCTGACTTAATTGTCAGCAGTTTTGATGTATTTTTTTAAAATTATTGCTAGTATTGAAAAATTTTGTTATAATCGTAAGCAAATTAGAATTTAGTAGTCTAGGAGGAGTAAAAATGGATTTAAACGTAACGCAAGCTTTTAGTATTGTTTTGTTAATTTTGGCAGTTGGTGAGTTGGTGTCGATGAAAACGAAGGCTATGATACCCTCGGTCTTTGTTTCAGCAGTATTATTTATAATTGGTTTTTGGACTATTCTACCTGGTGATGTTGTAACCCAGAGCTCATTTGCTACACCAATAGTTTATTTATCAATGTA
Above is a window of Halanaerobium saccharolyticum subsp. saccharolyticum DSM 6643 DNA encoding:
- the trhA gene encoding PAQR family membrane homeostasis protein TrhA; amino-acid sequence: MRKEEKVSFYSHFVGFILALIGLVLLIFRALESPDKIIVASVYGVSVAFLFLASSLYHAFKKEDDESSIWRKLDHFAIFVMIAGSYTPVAYLYLEGWLKWTIISVQWGLVLGGFFLKFMYFKTPRILYTLIYLLMGWVGIFAFHQLFMSMPTSNLILMFAGGLSFTAGAVFYIIKKPRITPNFGFHEIFHFFILAGGILHYIMVFIALG
- a CDS encoding PTS lactose/cellobiose transporter subunit IIA, with the translated sequence MELQNALIEIISISGEVKKKFLKAVKYAKNNEFEQAEEIFNEAEDQLIKAHLKQTELIKQEANGDKIEGSLMLTHAQDHLMTAILLKDMAQEFIDLYDRFESE
- a CDS encoding VOC family protein; protein product: MSFLWTTIKVKDLKESVEFYQDIVGLEVQRQFEAGPETEITFLAAADGQTAVELIDNQNQDEVELGSDISLGFEVDSLAEKMKLIQENNLKIHSGPISPNPNIEFFFVLDPNGLRIQFVENK